The following proteins are co-located in the Methanobrevibacter thaueri genome:
- a CDS encoding glutamate--tRNA ligase yields MNDLEEIIYKHALLNAAKHKGSANPGAVMGSIMSNEPELRSRAKEIGPMSGKIVAKVNALSPEEQASEMEKLGVEVQDKKPKAKEKGLQELPGTHENIVLRFAPNPSGPLHIGHSRAAVPNAEYVKRHNGKLILRIEDTDPKRVFEPAYEMIPEDLKWLGINPDEVIYQSDRFEIYYDYARQLIEKGAAYMCTCDGADFKELKDNCKACPCRDNSVEENLELWDKFDTMEAGEAVLRVKTDINHKNPAIRDWVAMRLVDETHPRLGNKYRIYPMMNFSVAVDDHLMGLTHVLRGKDHLANTEKQKYLYDHMGWDVPEYIHYGRLKMEDIALSTSKAMAGIEDGTYSGWDDPRLGTLRAIARRGIDPRTIYNLITEIGVKMADSAISWKKIYGLNRNFLEPIANRYFFCEDPVKIDVDGYADGKVDLERPLHADHLDRGNRILPFDGSAYLAKSDIKDGLFRLMDAVNVDIAGDKVTYHSTSFEDAREAKARIIQWVPVDSNVNVKIVMDDASVKTGLGESALNDLEVGDVVQFERVGFARLDEICDGELIFYYAHK; encoded by the coding sequence ATGAATGATTTAGAAGAGATTATCTATAAACATGCTTTACTTAATGCAGCAAAACATAAGGGATCCGCAAATCCCGGAGCTGTAATGGGTTCAATCATGTCAAACGAACCGGAACTTAGAAGCAGAGCAAAGGAAATCGGACCGATGTCAGGTAAGATTGTAGCGAAAGTGAACGCTTTAAGTCCGGAAGAGCAAGCTAGTGAAATGGAAAAGTTAGGTGTTGAAGTTCAGGACAAGAAACCTAAAGCTAAAGAGAAAGGATTGCAGGAACTTCCGGGAACACATGAAAACATAGTGTTGAGATTCGCTCCAAACCCAAGCGGACCGTTACATATCGGACATTCCCGTGCAGCAGTGCCAAATGCGGAATACGTTAAAAGGCACAACGGTAAACTAATTTTAAGGATAGAGGACACAGACCCTAAAAGGGTATTCGAACCTGCTTATGAAATGATTCCTGAGGATTTGAAATGGTTGGGAATCAATCCCGATGAAGTGATTTACCAATCCGACAGATTTGAGATTTATTACGATTACGCACGCCAATTGATTGAAAAGGGCGCAGCCTACATGTGCACCTGTGACGGTGCGGACTTCAAGGAATTGAAGGACAACTGCAAGGCATGCCCATGCCGTGACAACAGTGTTGAAGAGAACCTTGAGTTGTGGGACAAGTTCGACACAATGGAAGCGGGTGAAGCCGTATTGCGTGTTAAAACAGATATCAACCACAAAAACCCTGCGATTCGTGACTGGGTTGCAATGAGGCTGGTTGACGAAACCCACCCAAGATTGGGCAATAAGTACAGGATCTATCCTATGATGAACTTTTCAGTGGCTGTGGATGACCATCTGATGGGACTGACACATGTGCTTAGGGGAAAAGACCATTTGGCAAACACAGAAAAGCAAAAATACCTATATGACCATATGGGTTGGGATGTGCCTGAATATATTCACTATGGTCGTCTTAAAATGGAGGACATTGCCCTCAGTACATCAAAGGCAATGGCCGGAATTGAGGATGGAACCTACAGCGGATGGGATGACCCAAGACTCGGAACCCTCAGGGCCATTGCAAGACGTGGTATTGATCCAAGAACCATTTACAATCTTATCACTGAAATTGGAGTCAAAATGGCGGATTCAGCCATCAGCTGGAAGAAAATCTATGGTTTGAACCGCAATTTCCTCGAACCGATAGCCAACAGATACTTCTTCTGTGAAGACCCAGTCAAGATTGATGTCGACGGATATGCTGACGGCAAGGTGGACCTTGAAAGGCCATTGCATGCGGACCACCTCGACAGGGGAAACAGGATATTGCCGTTTGACGGAAGTGCATATCTTGCAAAATCCGACATCAAGGACGGACTGTTCAGACTGATGGATGCTGTCAATGTAGATATTGCAGGTGATAAAGTGACCTACCACTCCACCTCATTTGAGGATGCACGTGAAGCAAAGGCAAGAATCATTCAATGGGTGCCTGTGGACAGTAACGTCAATGTGAAAATAGTGATGGATGACGCATCAGTAAAGACCGGTCTTGGTGAAAGCGCACTCAACGATTTGGAAGTTGGGGATGTCGTGCAGTTTGAAAGGGTCGGTTTTGCACGTCTTGACGAGATATGCGACGGCGAACTGATATTCTACTATGCACACAAATAG
- a CDS encoding class I SAM-dependent methyltransferase, translating into MKQCIDNPNDVDWSGFWAEKLATKKDKDWDKAAPGFYKRTRKEDYQIALFDKLILDENDTVLDVGCGEGSVTIPIAKRVKKVIGLDSSPKMLEYLEKRADENGISNIETTLQPIEEISYDEIGDVDVVVCSRSLNGIIPIEKVLSELNRIANKYVFITIFGPENKKIEKDFDRELGIKTEDFPDYNYFFNILFNMGIYANVERFDLNNYREYESIEDAMDNGKFRLDLYSDEEKELLRDYLERILTFEDGKYFNVKDKADWVMVWWKK; encoded by the coding sequence ATGAAACAGTGCATAGACAACCCGAACGATGTTGACTGGAGCGGATTTTGGGCCGAAAAGCTAGCGACAAAAAAGGATAAGGATTGGGATAAGGCAGCGCCGGGATTTTATAAGAGAACCCGTAAAGAGGATTATCAAATCGCATTATTTGACAAACTGATTTTAGATGAAAATGACACAGTTTTGGATGTCGGATGCGGTGAGGGGTCAGTCACAATACCGATAGCCAAGAGGGTCAAGAAGGTTATTGGACTTGATTCATCCCCAAAAATGCTGGAATACCTTGAAAAGAGAGCCGATGAGAATGGCATTTCCAATATTGAAACAACATTGCAGCCAATTGAGGAAATTTCCTACGATGAGATTGGGGATGTTGACGTGGTCGTCTGCTCTAGGTCACTTAACGGAATAATTCCAATAGAAAAGGTTCTCTCTGAATTGAACAGGATAGCGAACAAGTATGTCTTCATAACCATTTTCGGACCTGAAAACAAGAAAATCGAAAAGGACTTTGACAGGGAACTTGGGATAAAAACCGAGGATTTTCCGGACTACAACTACTTCTTCAACATACTATTCAACATGGGAATCTATGCGAATGTTGAAAGGTTCGACCTTAACAATTACCGTGAGTATGAAAGCATTGAAGATGCAATGGACAACGGCAAGTTCCGCCTTGATTTATACTCCGATGAGGAAAAGGAATTGTTAAGAGACTATCTTGAAAGGATACTTACCTTTGAGGACGGCAAATATTTCAACGTCAAGGATAAGGCCGATTGGGTCATGGTCTGGTGGAAAAAATAA
- a CDS encoding tetratricopeptide repeat protein, which produces MSEYIETAKQYISEGNEEEALKLARKRHGKDDAESYIAILDLLIENGNLAALEEKGMYYQYYDPTHDDGDYGEKYFDEYLSKQPRSINVLCDKAMSKFNKGNIDESLEYMDKAVDKYKSYSSIEKPRLSKKELIMARIELLIQAKRYEEALKSIKQYESQFGSDQKTDLYMGQMLQKNGKNREALEYLDKSLLQEDTLVAFNAKGDALYELKEYKEALKCYKNCIQYEGKVEDDLELVTNFNYKAAFCCVNLNDDEEAVKYLNKTINMLNEHGRLPNDIEKIYQKCSFEKERIMKTGKVEDKEFKRTKFFSARSSIIILLIIVILYVILKMKGYG; this is translated from the coding sequence ATGAGCGAATATATTGAAACCGCTAAACAATACATTAGTGAAGGAAATGAAGAAGAAGCTCTTAAATTAGCTAGAAAAAGACACGGGAAAGATGATGCAGAATCATACATAGCTATTTTGGATTTACTTATAGAAAATGGGAATCTGGCGGCTCTTGAAGAGAAGGGAATGTACTACCAGTATTACGACCCGACCCATGATGATGGGGATTATGGCGAAAAGTACTTCGATGAGTACTTATCAAAACAGCCACGCTCCATCAACGTCCTGTGTGACAAGGCAATGTCCAAGTTCAACAAGGGCAATATTGATGAGTCCCTGGAGTATATGGACAAAGCCGTTGACAAATACAAATCCTATTCAAGCATTGAAAAGCCACGCCTATCCAAAAAGGAATTGATAATGGCAAGAATCGAATTGCTTATCCAGGCAAAGCGTTATGAGGAAGCTTTAAAAAGCATAAAGCAATACGAAAGCCAATTCGGTTCAGACCAGAAGACAGATTTGTATATGGGTCAGATGCTTCAGAAAAACGGCAAGAACCGTGAAGCCCTTGAGTATCTGGACAAGTCACTGCTTCAGGAGGACACATTGGTTGCATTCAATGCGAAAGGCGATGCGCTATACGAATTGAAGGAGTATAAGGAAGCCCTGAAATGCTACAAGAACTGCATACAGTACGAGGGAAAGGTTGAGGACGATTTGGAACTGGTCACAAACTTCAATTACAAGGCAGCATTCTGCTGCGTGAACCTCAATGACGACGAGGAAGCCGTCAAATACCTGAACAAGACAATAAACATGTTGAACGAACATGGAAGGCTACCGAATGACATTGAAAAGATTTACCAAAAATGCTCCTTTGAAAAGGAAAGGATTATGAAGACGGGAAAGGTCGAGGACAAGGAATTCAAAAGAACCAAATTCTTCTCAGCAAGGAGTTCAATCATAATCCTGCTCATCATTGTAATTTTATATGTTATTTTAAAAATGAAAGGTTATGGATAA
- a CDS encoding aldo/keto reductase — MDKLRLGKTNLEVNKIGFGALPIQRRNMDYAIAILDAAYNAGIDFYDTARFYTDSEEKLGRAFEGVRGEIYLASKTAAETPEDFWNDLETSLKELKTDYLDLYQHHNISFCPKSGDDLAKAMVQAKEDGLINHIGITTHKITIAHEALDSGIYETLQYPFSYLSGEEELKLVQRCKELDVGFIAMKAMGGGLLKNAKASFAFMNEFDNVLPIWGIQHMSELGDFLSYPYDLLIDESLKPVIEQDKRELGDNFCRGCGYCMPCPEEINISLCARMSLWIRRFPTEPNMDERTQQIMHKTKECTECYSCVDKCPYELDIPELLKENYEDYMNVLEGRTKI; from the coding sequence ATGGATAAATTGAGGCTTGGAAAAACTAATTTGGAAGTGAACAAGATTGGATTTGGCGCACTACCTATCCAAAGAAGAAACATGGACTATGCAATCGCAATATTGGATGCTGCATACAATGCGGGAATTGACTTTTATGATACCGCCCGTTTCTACACCGACAGTGAGGAGAAGCTGGGCAGGGCATTTGAAGGCGTGAGAGGTGAAATCTATCTGGCATCCAAAACCGCTGCCGAAACACCGGAAGACTTTTGGAATGACCTGGAGACTTCACTTAAGGAATTGAAAACCGATTATCTTGATTTGTATCAGCACCACAACATCTCATTCTGCCCTAAGAGTGGAGATGACCTTGCAAAGGCAATGGTGCAGGCAAAAGAGGATGGGCTTATTAACCATATAGGAATCACCACCCACAAAATCACAATTGCCCATGAGGCGCTTGACAGCGGCATATATGAAACATTGCAATATCCATTTTCCTATTTGAGTGGGGAAGAGGAATTGAAACTGGTTCAAAGATGCAAGGAACTGGATGTGGGTTTCATTGCCATGAAAGCAATGGGCGGAGGACTATTGAAAAACGCAAAGGCAAGTTTCGCCTTCATGAACGAGTTCGACAATGTCCTGCCGATTTGGGGAATCCAGCACATGAGCGAACTAGGAGATTTCCTGTCATATCCATATGATCTGCTTATAGATGAAAGCTTAAAACCTGTGATTGAACAGGACAAAAGGGAACTCGGCGACAACTTCTGCAGGGGATGCGGATACTGCATGCCATGCCCTGAGGAAATCAACATTAGCCTGTGCGCAAGGATGTCACTCTGGATTAGGCGTTTTCCGACAGAACCAAACATGGATGAGAGAACCCAGCAGATTATGCATAAGACAAAGGAGTGCACCGAATGCTACTCATGCGTTGACAAGTGCCCTTACGAATTGGACATTCCTGAGCTCTTAAAAGAAAATTACGAAGATTACATGAACGTTTTGGAAGGAAGGACAAAAATATGA
- a CDS encoding ADP-ribosylglycohydrolase family protein, producing MKGIIGAISGDIIGSTREHYRIKTKDFDLFPFGSTFTDDTVMTLAIASWLCEDKDSIDVLIKNLKFYGNRYIHAGYGRSFLNWLAMDDPKPYGSWANGSAMRVSPCAWVANSLEEAQRLAKMSAIVSHDHPEGIKGALSTCDAIYLARTGASKDEIKSHIERNYNYNLSRRLDDIRPYYQFELSCALSVPESIICFLEAEDFEDTIRNAISLGGDSDTQAAIAGSIASAYWDVPLDIYDKSLGYLDETLQSAYVEFERKFILPNL from the coding sequence ATGAAAGGAATAATTGGAGCGATATCAGGCGATATCATTGGATCAACTAGGGAGCATTATAGAATCAAAACCAAGGACTTCGATTTGTTTCCATTCGGATCAACTTTTACTGATGACACTGTAATGACATTGGCCATTGCCAGTTGGCTGTGTGAGGATAAGGACTCAATCGACGTCTTGATTAAGAACCTGAAGTTCTACGGCAATCGATATATCCATGCGGGATATGGCCGCAGCTTTCTCAACTGGTTGGCAATGGATGACCCTAAGCCATACGGCAGTTGGGCAAATGGCTCTGCAATGAGGGTTTCCCCATGCGCATGGGTTGCAAATTCACTGGAAGAGGCACAAAGGCTGGCTAAAATGTCCGCTATCGTATCCCATGACCATCCCGAAGGGATAAAGGGTGCACTTTCCACCTGTGATGCAATCTATCTTGCAAGGACCGGCGCAAGCAAGGATGAAATCAAAAGCCACATCGAGAGAAACTATAACTATAACCTGTCAAGAAGGCTGGATGACATAAGGCCATACTATCAGTTCGAGTTATCATGCGCCCTCAGCGTTCCGGAGTCAATAATCTGCTTTTTGGAAGCTGAAGACTTTGAGGATACAATCAGAAATGCAATTTCCCTTGGTGGAGACTCAGACACCCAGGCGGCAATTGCAGGAAGCATTGCATCAGCATACTGGGATGTTCCGTTGGACATTTACGATAAGTCACTGGGCTATCTTGATGAGACATTGCAAAGCGCATATGTCGAGTTTGAAAGGAAATTCATATTGCCAAATCTTTAA
- the idsA gene encoding short chain isoprenyl diphosphate synthase IdsA — protein sequence MSDVKEVLGTYSGDITKTIEDELSTITPDNLAEASVYLTRAGGKMLRPALTLITAEAVGGKRESALKAGAAIELIHTFSLIHDDIMDQDDMRRGMPSVHKVWGDDVAILAGDTLFSKAFEIIIGSEGTSSDQNNKALATVADACVKICEGQALDMGFEERFDVTEDEYMEMIFKKTGALIAAATKAGAIMGGADDEVIDAMYEYGRLIGLAFQIQDDYLDLASDEETLGKPIGSDIGKGKMTIIAIKGLASVEDDRLLEILKAENNSQDEIDEAIEILTNCGAIEYARNLALESVDKAKQVLEILDDSSSKQVLSDIADFVLERSA from the coding sequence ATGAGTGACGTAAAAGAGGTACTTGGAACCTATTCAGGCGACATTACAAAAACTATTGAAGATGAACTATCCACTATTACTCCAGATAATCTTGCAGAGGCATCAGTTTATCTCACAAGAGCTGGAGGAAAAATGCTCAGACCGGCCTTAACATTAATTACCGCTGAAGCTGTTGGTGGAAAACGTGAATCTGCTCTTAAGGCAGGGGCTGCAATCGAATTGATCCACACATTTTCATTGATTCATGACGATATCATGGATCAGGATGACATGAGGAGGGGAATGCCATCAGTCCACAAGGTATGGGGTGATGACGTAGCCATTCTCGCTGGAGACACATTATTCTCAAAGGCTTTCGAAATAATTATTGGTTCAGAAGGAACCAGCTCCGACCAGAACAACAAGGCTTTGGCCACCGTTGCCGATGCATGTGTAAAAATCTGTGAAGGTCAGGCATTGGACATGGGCTTTGAGGAAAGATTCGATGTGACTGAAGATGAGTACATGGAAATGATTTTCAAGAAAACCGGTGCATTAATTGCTGCTGCCACTAAAGCTGGGGCAATTATGGGCGGTGCAGATGATGAAGTCATTGATGCAATGTATGAATATGGCCGTTTAATTGGTCTTGCTTTCCAGATTCAGGACGATTACCTTGATTTGGCTTCCGATGAGGAAACATTAGGTAAACCGATCGGTTCCGACATTGGAAAAGGTAAAATGACCATTATTGCAATCAAAGGTTTGGCCAGTGTTGAAGATGACAGATTGCTTGAAATCTTAAAAGCTGAAAATAATTCTCAAGATGAGATAGATGAAGCGATTGAGATTTTAACAAATTGTGGTGCTATTGAATATGCTCGCAATTTGGCACTAGAATCCGTTGACAAAGCTAAACAAGTACTTGAAATATTGGACGATTCTTCATCTAAACAGGTACTTAGTGACATTGCAGATTTCGTACTTGAGAGAAGCGCATAG
- a CDS encoding TrmB family transcriptional regulator, with protein MDENISTLKGMGLTMYEAQAYVTLTSLISSNATEIAEKSGIPRSKIYDVLKGLVKKNYIEVEDGRPLTYNVKSPVEVLSKEKEKLDSEIEDTITRLTNVYENGMSQVQAPIWRIFGVDKIIAQELEIIKRAKNSINMRIGFLFDGEGDALVKALKNRSDLKINILASPTCYINDEKINIIELFEKNGINIQKADIPFVKLIISDSREMMHTYTKFTEDKREVIPETAIGIWNKYEDIARNYDERFMNQLKKLKNKNKKKS; from the coding sequence ATGGATGAAAATATATCTACACTAAAGGGAATGGGACTGACAATGTATGAAGCGCAAGCATATGTAACCCTCACTTCATTAATCTCATCGAATGCGACGGAAATAGCTGAAAAATCAGGCATCCCTAGAAGCAAAATATATGATGTTTTGAAAGGCCTGGTTAAAAAGAATTACATTGAAGTGGAAGACGGCAGGCCATTGACCTACAATGTCAAGTCACCCGTTGAAGTCCTTAGCAAGGAAAAGGAGAAACTGGATTCTGAAATAGAGGACACAATAACAAGGCTGACAAATGTCTATGAAAACGGAATGAGCCAAGTTCAGGCTCCGATATGGAGAATATTCGGTGTTGACAAGATTATAGCACAGGAACTGGAAATCATCAAAAGGGCAAAGAATTCAATCAACATGAGAATCGGATTTCTATTCGATGGTGAAGGTGATGCACTGGTAAAGGCACTGAAAAACAGATCAGACTTGAAAATAAACATTCTCGCCTCACCGACCTGCTACATCAACGATGAAAAGATAAACATCATAGAACTGTTTGAGAAAAATGGCATCAACATTCAAAAGGCAGACATACCCTTCGTAAAGCTGATTATATCAGATTCAAGGGAAATGATGCACACATACACCAAATTTACGGAAGACAAGCGTGAAGTCATACCTGAAACAGCAATAGGAATCTGGAACAAGTATGAGGACATTGCAAGAAACTATGATGAAAGGTTCATGAACCAGCTTAAAAAATTAAAAAATAAGAATAAGAAGAAGTCATAA
- the hcp gene encoding hydroxylamine reductase, giving the protein MAEGLDMFCYQCSQTAKGTGCTVSGVCGKKPTVARLQDNLIFTMKGISAYNYNANVLGKNDPEIDAFLTKGLYTTLTNVNFDVEDLVALALEAGKVSVDVMRLLKDAHIEAYGEPQPVEVKVGAQEGPAIIVTGHDLKALEELLKQVEGTDIKVYTHSEMLPAHGYPGLNKYENLAGQLGGAWHDQRTVFKKYNAAIVGTSNCVLPALDAYKERMFTMDVAKLEGVKTVDDYDFSEVIECAKSLGSLEPEELTTITTGWSAGAIVEHAEKIKELVLDGKISRFFVVGGCDKAAKHNDYYREFVQNLPEDTVILTLACGKYKFNDLELGDIEGIPRLLDVGQCNDTIVAVDVAVALCELFDMELNELPLTIVLSWMEQKAAAVLWALLYLGKTDMWIGPVLPAWCNDDILNVLVGNYNLTPTSGDALADIKKIMGE; this is encoded by the coding sequence ATGGCAGAAGGCTTAGATATGTTTTGTTATCAATGTTCCCAAACCGCTAAAGGTACCGGATGTACCGTAAGTGGCGTTTGTGGTAAGAAACCGACCGTAGCAAGATTGCAGGATAACCTGATCTTCACTATGAAAGGAATCAGTGCTTACAACTACAATGCAAATGTCTTAGGAAAAAACGACCCTGAAATCGATGCATTCCTAACCAAAGGATTATACACCACATTAACCAACGTCAACTTTGATGTTGAAGACCTGGTAGCACTTGCATTGGAAGCAGGTAAAGTCAGTGTGGATGTAATGAGATTACTCAAAGACGCACACATCGAAGCATACGGCGAACCACAACCTGTGGAAGTGAAAGTTGGTGCACAGGAAGGACCAGCAATCATCGTAACCGGTCACGACCTAAAAGCATTGGAAGAACTGTTAAAACAAGTAGAAGGAACCGACATCAAGGTTTACACCCACTCAGAAATGTTGCCTGCACACGGATACCCAGGCTTGAACAAATACGAAAACCTTGCAGGTCAACTCGGTGGAGCATGGCACGACCAAAGGACAGTCTTCAAAAAATACAATGCTGCAATAGTTGGAACCAGCAACTGTGTTTTACCAGCACTTGACGCATACAAAGAAAGAATGTTCACAATGGACGTAGCAAAACTTGAAGGCGTAAAAACAGTGGATGATTACGACTTCTCAGAAGTAATCGAATGTGCAAAATCCTTAGGATCTCTCGAACCTGAAGAACTAACCACAATCACAACCGGTTGGAGCGCAGGAGCTATTGTAGAACACGCAGAAAAAATCAAAGAATTGGTATTGGATGGTAAAATCAGCAGATTCTTCGTTGTAGGAGGATGTGACAAAGCAGCAAAACACAATGATTACTATAGGGAATTCGTACAAAACTTGCCAGAAGACACTGTCATCCTCACTTTAGCTTGCGGAAAATACAAGTTCAACGACTTGGAATTGGGCGACATCGAAGGCATTCCAAGATTGCTTGATGTAGGTCAATGCAACGACACCATTGTTGCAGTTGATGTGGCAGTGGCATTATGTGAACTCTTCGATATGGAATTGAACGAATTGCCATTAACAATCGTCCTCAGTTGGATGGAACAAAAAGCGGCAGCAGTACTCTGGGCTTTACTCTACTTAGGAAAAACAGACATGTGGATCGGACCGGTACTCCCTGCATGGTGTAACGATGATATCCTAAATGTTTTAGTCGGAAACTATAATTTGACTCCTACTTCCGGTGACGCTTTAGCGGACATTAAGAAAATCATGGGGGAATAA
- a CDS encoding cupin domain-containing protein, giving the protein MVEDLKSKALDIQNLVKYENDSVVSREVIKKELGTVTFFAFDQGQGLSEHSAPFDAMVQIIDGEAEITISGVKNTVKKGEIIIMPANEPHALQAENSPYKMILTMIKSD; this is encoded by the coding sequence ATTGTGGAAGACCTGAAATCAAAGGCATTGGATATTCAAAACTTAGTAAAATACGAAAATGATAGTGTAGTCAGCCGTGAAGTAATCAAAAAAGAGCTCGGAACAGTAACATTCTTCGCTTTTGACCAAGGCCAGGGATTGTCTGAACATTCCGCTCCTTTTGATGCGATGGTTCAAATCATAGATGGCGAAGCCGAAATAACTATTTCCGGCGTTAAGAACACAGTCAAAAAAGGTGAGATTATCATCATGCCAGCTAATGAACCTCACGCTCTTCAGGCTGAAAATAGTCCATATAAAATGATTCTAACCATGATAAAATCTGATTAA
- a CDS encoding putative glycoside hydrolase yields the protein MNRKILFSFIVFLTLLLTVACVSADDNMTGSIGLDEDSTDIISVDDSSGDMVLGNASNEDVDDESNKSATNISAEDIETFTDLKDEFTVNLTSNGTALANKSVDVILNGVTYNAVTDENGLAVISFKLKAGTYDVQFFFYGDDNYTQSNGTATIVVKPEIITYLNVVDKNINYRQGLKSIFQLKLTDVNNKPISGKYVKIQINGKTYTVKTSSGGYATLYLSLKKGTYTIKYWFSKSELYLASSGEFKIYVKSKLSKGNGYWVNKWSMKKVNLKKLHKKGTKHIFLQHTAFAKYGEKAVLKWIKKAHKYGMKVHIWMAVFYKDGKYIHASNKKGVYNYKHMESKISLAKHYASLKGVDGIHFDYVRFGGNAYKYKNSVAAVNYFVKKACVDVRKVNSNIILSAAVMPEPSSMKYYYAQDVPTMSKYLDAVIPMIYKGNYHASSKWIKKITKKFIKQSKGAKIWAGLQTYKSDWNLKKLSYKSLMKDAKNAKKGGAAGVVLFRFGLSALLNFKKL from the coding sequence ATGAACAGGAAAATTTTATTTAGTTTTATTGTTTTTTTAACATTATTATTGACTGTCGCATGTGTGTCCGCTGATGACAACATGACCGGCAGCATTGGATTGGATGAGGATTCCACAGATATAATCAGTGTTGATGACAGTTCAGGCGATATGGTGCTTGGAAATGCTTCGAATGAGGATGTTGATGATGAATCTAACAAATCAGCGACCAACATATCTGCCGAAGACATTGAAACCTTCACTGATTTGAAGGATGAATTCACAGTCAATCTGACTTCAAACGGCACTGCCCTCGCCAACAAATCAGTCGATGTTATCCTGAATGGGGTCACATACAATGCGGTTACAGATGAGAATGGTCTGGCCGTCATAAGCTTCAAGCTTAAGGCCGGAACATATGATGTCCAGTTTTTCTTTTATGGTGATGACAATTACACACAATCAAACGGAACAGCTACAATAGTCGTCAAACCCGAGATTATAACATATCTGAATGTTGTGGACAAGAACATCAATTATCGCCAAGGTTTGAAATCCATATTCCAGCTGAAATTGACTGATGTCAACAATAAGCCAATCAGCGGAAAGTATGTCAAAATCCAGATTAACGGCAAGACATACACCGTAAAAACCAGTTCAGGCGGTTATGCAACCCTATATCTAAGCCTTAAGAAGGGAACATATACAATCAAATATTGGTTTTCTAAATCCGAATTGTATCTGGCATCCTCAGGTGAATTCAAGATTTATGTCAAATCAAAATTATCAAAAGGTAATGGATATTGGGTCAACAAATGGAGCATGAAAAAGGTCAATCTCAAGAAGCTTCACAAGAAAGGAACCAAGCACATCTTCCTTCAGCATACTGCATTTGCCAAATACGGTGAAAAGGCAGTGTTGAAATGGATTAAAAAGGCCCACAAGTATGGAATGAAAGTCCATATATGGATGGCTGTGTTCTACAAGGACGGCAAGTACATACATGCTTCAAACAAGAAGGGTGTTTATAATTACAAGCATATGGAAAGCAAAATCAGTCTTGCAAAGCATTACGCTTCACTTAAGGGTGTTGACGGAATCCACTTTGACTATGTGCGGTTCGGTGGAAACGCATACAAGTATAAGAATTCCGTTGCTGCAGTGAATTACTTCGTCAAAAAGGCCTGTGTGGATGTCAGGAAAGTTAATTCTAATATCATTCTTTCAGCTGCCGTAATGCCAGAACCGTCTTCAATGAAGTATTATTATGCCCAGGACGTTCCGACAATGTCAAAATATCTTGATGCAGTAATTCCAATGATTTATAAAGGAAATTATCATGCAAGCTCCAAATGGATTAAGAAGATAACCAAGAAATTCATCAAGCAATCCAAGGGAGCAAAGATATGGGCAGGACTTCAGACCTACAAGTCAGACTGGAACCTCAAGAAACTGTCCTACAAGTCCTTGATGAAGGATGCCAAAAACGCCAAGAAAGGCGGAGCTGCTGGTGTCGTTCTATTCAGATTCGGACTGTCCGCATTATTGAACTTTAAGAAGTTATGA